One window of Phycodurus eques isolate BA_2022a chromosome 8, UOR_Pequ_1.1, whole genome shotgun sequence genomic DNA carries:
- the LOC133406638 gene encoding cadherin-24 — protein sequence MRGHVVRLLLFLCAVPVASQHLAGLPPSKRSTGLAVTHRKSARTRGEGSAALEFGSVSETGQERPRPVESDHDNLQESRRPRARRKRSWLWNQFFVIEEYRGPEPVLIGRLHTDTDRGDGHTEYTLEGEGAGSVFVIDGNTGNIHVTKSLDREEKDQYRLTAAATDRLTGRALEPSSQFIIRVQDINDNPPVFPGEPYVATVPEMANIGTSVIRVTARDADDPSYGSSAQLVYAITEGQEYFSVDPQTGVLRTAVPNMDRESQEEYVVVLQARDMGGHLGGLSGTTTVTVRLSDVNDNPPHFRRSAWSFSVSELAAPGVEVGRLTATDADVGDNALLEFTITDAEEAQTFNVSAREREAVIVLNKLLDYETRNSYSFTVEVANPLVDPRYLKNGPFKDQAAVRVMVLNADEPPRFSRARYHLDVSENCPPVCSVGRVRAVDPDTGQSGNIRYSIDPQSDPEALFRVASDTGLISAVMELDREREQWHNVTVIATQRDHPDLASRVVVAIETLDQNDNAPELDRPYSTSVCDSAAPGQVVQVLRAVDRDPGGQDAAVHFSIAPESSAALNLSIRDSGGVTASLVLQSSLEPAPGYSSSFVSLYVPVVLRDGASGLANTATVTVTVCPCLRGGMRTEERSPRTRGRRWERRAVCRPAPSASPSVVFTLLILMAALACVTTLLVVCALSLSLRRQKRDPRSSSEDDDIRENIISYDDEGGGEADTAAFDMAALQSLHGIQNVHRNIWYTQQSAPPPRARTYSVTRNPHPEPERRPGSAPLYGRLCYGVRTLPVLRDCYYQAGPLQAGVQPPLPGRCHAAPARGNLPTQQRPPEAGRASALAAHTLSRLTGRSEDGTKIHVDAEKPENVKINPAEVQSASNSGPASLSCSDPTGSPCQSPGSSSANQTLISTGATSCTAEDADTDWSQPSVSERSYPNAKLPVFPVTDTYSIVGSLNGTTTTGTLPCARTTPGNHQPLRMEDLLNFRLNRVTSDPSQPPYDSLQTYEFEGRDSRAESLSSLGSEDGKDDSGKDRAPTAGGVEELNVKFQRLVELIRERKCRKEREASEAPAQTSQVQATPSQTGQVREKVVQRWDF from the exons ATGAGAGGACACGTCGTCcgtcttcttctcttcttgtgCGCCGTCCCGGTCGCCTCGCAACATCTGGCTGGACTTCCTCCATCCAAACGTAGCACCGGACTGGCCGTGACTCACCGGAAGAGCGCTCGGACCCGCGGAGAGGGCTCCGCCGCGCTCGAGTTCGGCTCCGTCTCCGAAACGGGTCAGGAGAGGCCTCGGCCGGTCGAATCGGACCACGACAATCTGCAAGAAAGCAGGAGGCCGCGTGCTCGCCGGAAGAGGAGCTGGCTGTGGAACCAGTTCTTCGTCATAGAGGAGTACCGAGGACCCGAACCTGTACTTATCGGACGG CTCCACACGGACACGGACCGAGGGGACGGACACACCGAGTACACGCTGGAGGGCGAAGGAGCGGGCTCGGTGTTCGTCATCGACGGCAACACGGGCAACATCCACGTCaccaagtctctggaccgcGAGGAGAAGGACCAGTACCGCCTGACCGCCGCCGCCACCGACCGCCTGACGGGCCGCGCCCTGGAGCCGTCCTCGCAGTTCATCATCCGCGTGCAAGACATCAACGACAACCCGCCCGTCTTCCCCGGCGAGCCCTACGTCGCCACCGTGCCCGAGATGGCCAACATAG GCACGTCCGTCATCCGAGTGACGGCCCGGGACGCCGACGACCCCTCGTACGGGAGCAGCGCCCAGCTGGTGTACGCGATCACCGAAGGGCAAGAATATTTCTCGGTGGACCCTCAGACAG GCGTCCTGAGGACGGCCGTGCCCAACATGGACCGAGAGAGTCAGGAAGAGTACGTGGTGGTGCTGCAGGCCAGAGACATGGGGGGCCACCTGGGGGGCCTGTCGGGGACCACCACGGTCACCGTGAGGCTGAGCGACGTCAACGACAACCCGCCTCACTTTCGACGCA GCGCATGGTCGTTCTCCGTGTCAGAGCTGGCGGCGCCTGGCGTGGAGGTGGGCCGTCTCACCGCCACCGACGCCGACGTGGGCGACAACGCGCTGCTGGAGTTCACCATCACGGACGCCGAGGAGGCGCAGACGTTCAACGTCAGCGCCAGGGAGCGAGAAGCCGTCATTGTGCTGAACAAA CTGCTGGACTACGAGACTCGTAATTCGTACTCGTTCACCGTGGAGGTGGCCAACCCCCTGGTGGACCCCCGCTACCTGAAGAACGGCCCCTTCAAGGACCAGGCCGCGGTGCGGGTCATGGTCCTGAACGCCGACGAGCCGCCCCGCTTCTCGCGGGCCCGGTACCACCTGGACGTGTCGGAGAACTGCCCGCCCGTCTGCTCGGTGGGCCGCGTGCGCGCCGTGGATCCCGACACGGGGCAAAGCGGCAACATCAG GTACTCCATCGATCCTCAGTCGGACCCCGAGGCTCTGTTCCGCGTGGCCTCCGACACGGGACTCATCAGCGCGGTGATGGAGCTGGACCGCGAGCGGGAGCAGTGGCACAACGTCACGGTCATCGCCACGCAGAGGG ACCACCCCGATCTTGCGTCGAGGGTGGTGGTCGCCATAGAAACGCTGGACCAGAACGACAACGCGCCGGAATTGGACAGGCCATACAGCACGTCGGTTTGTGACTCCGCCGCTCCGGGACAG GTTGTTCAGGTTCTACGCGCCGTCGACCGTGACCCGGGAGGGCAGGACGCGGCGGTCCACTTCAGCATCGCGCCCGAGTCCAGCGCCGCGCTCAACCTCTCCATCAGGGACAGCGGCG GTGTGACGGCCAGCCTGGTGCTGCAGTCGTCCTTGGAGCCGGCGCCGGGCTACTCGTCGTCCTTCGTCAGCCTCTACGTGCCCGTGGTGCTGCGAGACGGCGCCTCGGGCCTGGCCAACACGGCCACGGTCACCGTGACCGTCTGCCCGTGCCTGAGGGGCGGCATGCGCACCGAGGAGCGGAGCCCCCGGACGCGGGGCCGGCGTTGGGAGCGCCGCGCCGTGTGCCGCCCGGCGCCGTCCGCCTCGCCCTCGGTGGTCTTCACCCTCCTCATTTTAATGGCGGCGCTGGCCTGCGTCACCACTCTGCTGG TGGTGTGCGCGCTGTCCCTGTCACTGCGGCGTCAGAAGCGGGACCCCCGCTCATCCTCGGAGGACGACGACATCCGGGAGAACATCATCTCCTATGACGACGAGGGGGGAGGGGAGGCGGACACGGCCGCCTTCGACATGGCGGCGCTGCAGAGCCTGCACGGGATCCAGAACGTGCACAGGAACAT aTGGTACACACAGCAGAGCGCGCCACCCCCGCGGGCCAGGACGTACAGCGTGACCCGTAACCCTCACCCCGAGCCCGAGCGGCGGCCCGGCTCGGCGCCGCTCTACGGGCGACTCTGCTACGGGGTTCGCACGCTGCCCGTCCTCCGGGACTGCTACTACCAGGCCGGGCCGCTGCAGGCCGGCGTGCAGCCGCCTCTACCGGGCCGGTGCCACGCTGCCCCCGCCCGCGGGAACCTGCCGACGCAGCAGCGCCCTCCCGAGGCCGGGCGAGCGAGCGCGTTAGCGGCGCACACGCTGAGCAGGCTGACGGGCAGGAGCGAAGATGGAACAAAGATACACGTTGACGCAGAGAAGCCGGAAAACGTCAAG ATCAACCCAGCGGAGGTCCAGTCCGCGTCAAACAGCGGCCCGGCCAGTCTGAGCTGCTCCGACCCGACCGGTTCTCCCTGCCAGAGTCCCGGCAGCTCGTCGGCCAACCAGACTCTGATCAGCACCGGCGCCACAAGCTGCACCGCCGAGGACGCCGACACCGACTGGTCGCAACCCTCCGTCTCCGAGCGAAGTTACCCCAATGCCAAGCTCCCTGTTTTCCCCGTGACGGACACCTACAGCATCGTGGGATCGCTGAACGGAACCACGACCACGGGGACTCTACCCTGCGCCAGGACAACACCCGGCAACCATCAACCCTTGCGAATGGAGGACCTGCTCAACTTCCGTCTCAACCGGGTGACGTCCGACCCGTCGCAGCCGCCCTACGACTCGCTGCAGACTTACGAGTTCGAGGGCCGCGACTCACGGGCCGAGTCGCTGAGCTCACTCGGGAGCGAGGACGGAAAGGACGATAGCGGAAAGGACCGTGCCCCGACGGCGGGAGGCGTGGAGGAGCTCAACGTCAAGTTCCAGCGGCTGGTGGAGCTCATCAGGGAGAGGAAGTGCAGGAAGGAGCGAGAGGCCAGCGAGGCTCCCGCCCAGACCAGCCAGGTCCAAGCCACTCCTTCCCAGACCGGCCAGGTCCGAGAGAAGGTAGTGCAGAGGTGGGACTTCTAA